A stretch of the Kazachstania africana CBS 2517 chromosome 12, complete genome genome encodes the following:
- the KAFR0L01240 gene encoding ATPase inhibitor (similar to Saccharomyces cerevisiae INH1 (YDL181W) and STF1 (YDL130W-A); ancestral locus Anc_7.294): MLTRSTITRSIRLNRGIMSARFYTEGSTGAPRGVNQEDSFTKREKMNEDYFIKQHEREQLRNLRQQLKEHKKKLDNLESKINDMQK; this comes from the coding sequence ATGTTGACAAGGTCTACTATAACGCGTTCTATCAGGCTTAATCGTGGAATAATGTCTGCTAGGTTCTATACTGAGGGCTCCACTGGGGCGCCAAGGGGCGTGAATCAAGAGGATTCATTTACAAAGAGGGAAAAGATGAACGAAGATTATTTCATCAAACAACATGAAAGAGAGCAGCTACGTAATTTGAGGCAGCAGCTTAAAGAGcataaaaagaaattggaTAATTTAGAATCTAAGATCAATGACATGCAAAAATAG
- the MRX19 gene encoding Mrx19p (similar to Saccharomyces cerevisiae YDL183C; ancestral locus Anc_7.298), with product MLRSVRYLNTAVKDSTINDYLKDTLKFIVIPLHHNMNFIYFKHTNDLLNKKSKLIATENWLIQKTIKMWNKLEKSDNKVSQKFVKLMQSLIDKVSIDEKTLMSIPGESYLLKRTKELGPLTSKQYKNSNSPLKIKLIKVYYPSNRISKVDLTNKLTALHQNGLKLHRRRLWQCLIGIPLTFPIILIPIIPNLPGFYLTYRAYCNFKAYLGAKHLKSIMEDELLEYSNLKEYSRLLAQDANVNIDTITRLLEIDELQKFLTTHVTKNEKS from the coding sequence ATGTTGAGAAGTGTAAGATATCTCAATACTGCAGTCAAGGATTCAACTATCAAtgattatttgaaagatacCTTAAAATTTATAGTGATACCACTTCACCATAATATGAATTTTATCTATTTTAAACATACTAATGACTTGCTTAATAAGAAATCCAAGCTGATAGCGACGGAAAACTGGCTAATTCAAAAGACAATCAAAATGTGGaacaaattagaaaaatcaGATAATAAGGTTAGTCAGAAATTCGTTAAATTAATGCAAAGTTTAATTGACAAGGTTTCAATAGATGAAAAGACATTGATGTCTATACCGGGTGAAAGTTATCTCCTGAAGAGAACAAAGGAATTGGGACCGCTGACAAGTAAACAGTACAAAAATTCGAACTCtcctttgaaaataaagctAATCAAAGTATACTATCCATCTAATAGAATATCAAAGGTTGATCTAACGAACAAACTGACCGCATTGCACCAAAATGGGCTGAAGTTGCATCGAAGAAGATTGTGGCAATGTCTTATAGGTATACCGTTGACCTTTCCCATTATACTAATACCGATAATACCCAATCTACCAGGTTTTTACCTAACTTATAGGGCATACTGTAATTTTAAAGCGTATCTGGGCGCTAAACATTTGAAATCTATCATGGAAGACGAGCTACTTGAATATTCCAATTTGAAGGAGTATTCAAGACTACTTGCTCAAGACGCCAATGTCAATATAGATACCATCACAAGACTATTAGAAATCGATGAGCTGCAAAAATTTCTAACGACACACGTGAcgaaaaatgaaaagtcTTAA
- the KAFR0L01260 gene encoding uncharacterized protein (similar to Saccharomyces cerevisiae YDL186W; ancestral locus Anc_7.301) codes for MCCQYVLSLPFNKKFVTSNTVLCVSHKLFSENIPLIKVVMERNENNMERMSNIPGTSIPTIKELLKEVQSKKFFEDDDRFTTKMENNLIKWYPSISSHNGTIMAINNTHPYQLKTPTHFKTWFKTKNSSNDNIVILYGNDNESFKLSARLENNSLTPIAEPVTVTEQENIDNLCINNIEDVYKSYYNVPIPPKYVETIRRYQQQTNEIDNNDREETTAVEWFQNCFAFCNFD; via the coding sequence ATGTGCTGCCAGTATGTTTTAAGTCTTCCTTTCAATAAAAAGTTTGTGACTAGTAATACAGTATTGTGTGTGTCACACAAGTTATTTAGCGAAAATATTCCACTAATAAAGGTAGTAATGGAAAGAAATGAGAATAATATGGAAAGGATGTCGAATATCCCAGGAACGTCCATCCCGACTATCAAAgagttattgaaagaagttcaaagcaagaaattttttgaagatgacgatAGATTTACTacaaaaatggaaaataatttgattaaaTGGTATCCATCTATATCTTCTCATAATGGTACCATAATGGCAATAAATAATACACATCCATATCAATTGAAGACTCCCACGCATTTCAAGACATGGTTTAAAACAAAAAACTCTAGTAACGATAATATAGTCATACTGTATGGTAATGACAATGAGTCCTTCAAGTTATCAGCAAGATTAGAGAACAATTCTTTGACACCAATTGCAGAACCGGTGACCGTAACTGAACAGGAAAACATTGACAATTTATgtatcaataatattgaagatgtGTACAAATCATACTACAATGTTCCCATACCACCAAAATATGTTGAAACTATAAGAAGGTATCAACAGCAAACAAATGAAATAGACAATAACGACCGTGAAGAGACTACCGCGGTTGAgtggtttcaaaattgttttgccttttgtaattttgattGA
- the UFD2 gene encoding ubiquitin-ubiquitin ligase UFD2 (similar to Saccharomyces cerevisiae UFD2 (YDL190C); ancestral locus Anc_7.305), whose translation MASSVIKEVFKVTSDAANVPFNYTLIELGVTDFSKDDVDSILLYQLTENSQLLQPFDYLNASYERYEKQRRLNKNLIASDKAISGLFENIDKLIVGYGLVTFQVEDFAINGNFTNYIKNIVTRSNDYTNFLSHIIRRAIVEDSLLEFLNNFFPVLLNYLTGQLESFDLNDSNIYNNVIEIFELFVNYKPVASIFTQINTFYPHYSCQANEFEKKTLLGPLLALSPLASNVALRNYGDNLERSKQQTKIIHESLQTEHKVVVDRLFFIMDKIIRGSLESRTGVISYWSQIVNKNHLRRGEHASQAKLASNAFMTNIALILIKFSQPFLDVSYKKIDKIDVNYFNNLNLYIDLSNETRLNSDFKEADEFYDKNKKDDENCKPNFISDCFFLTLTYLHYGIGGTILFDEKITTQIKRIKEEVERVKKVSNLNPLLNNFINLQVKNLEKSLSLTSSLKSSLQGFFSHRYIQLEIFDFVCGASTFLMRVIDPSHQFPSKAFDLPLIPDQIGFENVDNAEYLRSKAPIPFKYYPEFVVEGLINYTQSITKFANSPLFQNPRLSSFVELGTTILRCPELVSNPHLKGKLVQVLSIGALPLMDNSPGFMIPIFENNDLVRKNLLYALLDFYVIVEKTGSSSQFYDKFNARYSISIILEELYYKIPMYKKQLIWQSKNNPDFFIRFIARMLNDLTFLLDEGLTNLSEVHNVSNQLNNSTATDTNDSNIQDLQGRLAAAQRQAKSSCGLAAKSMTLFQIYTKDIPAAFASAELVDRLASMLNYNLESLVGPKCGGLKVKDPEQYSFNPKELLEALCTVYINLSDESEFISAVARDTRSFNKDLFIRAINILGKKTGLVSDDFCNALFDFARKAQERKDSEEEEDLEYGDVPDEFLDPLMYTIMKDPVTLPASRVNIDRSTIKAHLLSDSTDPFNRMPLKLEDVIPNDELKQRILEFKNGKKKEKANA comes from the coding sequence ATGGCATCTTCAGTTATTAAAGAGGTTTTCAAAGTCACATCTGATGCAGCCAATGTCCCATTTAACTATACATTAATCGAATTAGGTGTCACCGATTTCTCAAAAGATGACGTTGACTCAATTCTTTTGTATCAATTGACAGAAAATAGTCAGCTTCTACAGCCTTTTGACTATCTTAATGCCTCTTATGAGCGCTATGAAAAGCAGAGAAGGTTAAATAAGAACCTGATCGCATCAGACAAAGCGATAAGTGGattgtttgaaaatattgacaAATTGATAGTGGGTTACGGGCTAGTTACTTTCCAAGTGGAGGATTTTGCAATCAATGGAAACTTCACCAACTacatcaaaaatattgtaacAAGATCTAATGACTACACAAATTTTCTATCACATATTATTCGAAGAGCGATTGTAGAAGATTCTCTATTGgagtttttgaataatttcttcCCTGTGcttttgaattatttaaCCGGTCAATTGGAGTCCTTTGACTTAAATGATTCTAATATCTACAATAATGTAATCGAAATTTTCGAACTCTTCGTTAATTACAAACCAGTTGCCTCTATATTCACCCAAATTAACACATTTTATCCTCATTACAGCTGTCAGGCTAATGagtttgaaaagaagacaTTGTTGGGTCCACTTTTAGCCCTTTCACCCTTGGCCAGCAACGTTGCCCTGCGTAACTATGGTGATAACTTGGAGAGATCTAAGCAGCAAACTAAAATAATTCATGAATCTCTCCAAACCGAACATAAAGTAGTGGTGGACAGgttatttttcatcatgGATAAGATTATAAGAGGTTCTCTAGAGTCACGTACTGGGGTAATCAGTTATTGGTCTCAAATTGTTAataaaaatcatttaaGAAGGGGCGAGCATGCCTCACAAGCTAAATTAGCTTCAAATGCCTTTATGACAAATATTGCATTAATCTTAATTAAATTCTCACAGCCTTTCCTAGACGTTTCgtacaagaaaattgaCAAAATCGATGTCAATTATTTCAACAATCtgaatttatatattgatCTTTCCAATGAAACTCGTCTCAATTCtgatttcaaagaagcTGATGAATTTTATGATAAAAACAAGAaggatgatgaaaattgtAAACCAAATTTTATCTCTGACTGTTTCTTTTTAACTTTAACTTACCTACATTATGGTATTGGTGGTACAATCTTATTTGACGAAAAGATAACAACTCAAATCAAGAGAATAAAAGAGGAAGTTGAAAGGGTGAAGAAAGTTAGTAACCTTAACCCATTgttaaataatttcattaatcttcaagttaaaaatttggaaaagtCGTTAAGCTTGACTTCAAGCctgaaatcttcattacAAGGGTTTTTTTCTCATAGATACATTCAATTAGAGATTTTCGATTTTGTTTGTGGTGCTTCAACATTCTTAATGAGAGTTATTGATCCAAGTCACCAATTCCCATCCAAAGCATTCGATTTGCCCCTGATCCCGGACCAGATAGGCTTCGAAAATGTCGATAATGCAGAATATTTGCGCTCAAAAGCACCTATCCCATTTAAATACTATCCAGAATTTGTCGTCGAAGGCTTAATTAACTATACACAGTCTATCACCAAATTTGCAAATTCTCctcttttccaaaatcCAAGATTAAGTTCATTTGTGGAACTGGGGACTACCATTTTGCGCTGTCCTGAATTGGTCTCTAATCCTCACTTGAAAGGTAAATTAGTCCAAGTGTTGAGTATTGGTGCTTTACCTTTGATGGATAATTCACCTGGTTTTATGATTCCAATATTcgaaaataatgatttgGTACGTAAAAACCTATTATATGCATTGTTAGATTTTTATGTCATAGTGGAGAAAACAGGTTCATCATCTCAATTTTACGACAAATTCAATGCCAGATACAGTATATCGATAATATTGGAAGAATTATACTACAAAATTCCAATGTATAAGAAACAATTAATATGGCAATCCAAAAATAATCCAGATTTCTTTATTAGGTTTATAGCTAGAATGTTGAATGACTTAACGTTTTTATTGGATGAAGGTTTAACCAATCTATCAGAGGTGCATAATGTCAGCAATCAGTTAAATAATAGTACAGCGACAGATACAAATGATTCGAATATTCAGGATTTACAAGGTAGGTTGGCCGCTGCACAAAGGCAGGCTAAATCATCATGTGGTCTTGCTGCTAAATCGATGACgttgtttcaaatatacACTAAGGACATTCCAGCTGCTTTTGCAAGTGCCGAGTTGGTGGATAGATTGGCCAGCATGCTAAATTACAACTTAGAATCACTCGTTGGTCCTAAATGTGGTGGACTAAAAGTGAAGGATCCTGAACAGTACTCATTCAATCCAAAGGAATTATTAGAAGCACTTTGTACAGTTTATATCAATTTATCAGATGAGAGCGAGTTTATTAGCGCAGTAGCCAGAGATACTAGATCTTTTAACAAAGATCTATTTATTAGGGCTATTAATATTCTTGGCAAGAAGACGGGCTTGGTATCAGATGATTTTTGTAatgcattatttgattttgcaaGGAAGGCACAAGAGAGGAAGGACagtgaagaagaggaagatttAGAATATGGAGATGTACCTGATGAATTCTTAGATCCGTTGATGTACACTATAATGAAAGATCCTGTAACATTACCTGCATCTAGGGTGAATATCGATAGAAGTACGATTAAAGCACATCTTTTAAGTGATTCTACGGATCCTTTCAATAGAATGCCATTGAAATTGGAGGATGTGATTCctaatgatgaattaaagCAAAGAATCCTTGAATTTAAGAAtgggaagaaaaaagagaaggCCAACGCCTGA
- the RPL35A gene encoding 60S ribosomal protein uL29 (similar to Saccharomyces cerevisiae RPL35A (YDL191W) and RPL35B (YDL136W); ancestral locus Anc_7.306), with product MAGLKGYELRTKSKDELESQLIDLKKELAELKVQKLSRPSLPKIKTVRKNIARVLTIINEQQRNAVRELYKGKKYQPKDLRAKKTRALRRKLTKFEASRITEKQRKKQIAFPQRKYAIKA from the coding sequence ATGGCCGGTTTAAAGGGTTACGAACTAAGAACTAAGTCTAaggatgaattagaatccCAATTAATTGACTTAAAGAAGGAATTAGCCGAATTAAaggttcaaaaattatccAGACCATCTTTACCAAAGATTAAGACTGTCAGAAAGAACATCGCCCGTGTCTTAACTATCATCAACGAACAACAAAGAAATGCTGTTAGAGAATTATACAAGGGTAAGAAGTACCAACCAAAGGACTTAAGAGCCAAGAAGACCAGAGCTTTAAGAAGAAAGTTAACTAAGTTCGAAGCCTCCAGAATCACTGAAAAgcaaagaaagaagcaAATCGCTTTCCCACAAAGAAAGTACGCCATCAAGGCTTAA